A genomic stretch from Actinomycetota bacterium includes:
- a CDS encoding diguanylate cyclase: MIYETDLDKSETRGTRMRELLLRAIFALLLLSITQLVHLDISLGGEVDFVPLYILMAAYFIYAIVCYSFHDHLSLRGPYAWLVAIGDIFFLSATIYFCGGVESYTFLFLGAVPLIGGIYDGYRGAAYACVLCLAGYTAVVLLDSQTPPGYNLSQALLVRYSYIVGATLINIFIVDLILKDRYRLRIFYEISKSSSKSPALYNVLKEITQRMAEVLKAEVAMVFLYNEAAYTLDAQQPSLGLDYISTSQLRMSLSDPGVLSDCFLRAKPVLVTRRHSGEIKILPFAPDYNVFDLVACPLVARGKSIGIIVLANKLDRLGFRQSDLELTALLAPHISVFLDNALLYRRSEEKVAQLTSLIRVVDAISTVSGLDQLYNLALDVIRGLFAVEKALINIINHKTELMETVRSFGYSEEYMARHLSHPFETVSGCFVLRHDATYLSTDVSNDSRCPNMLVDPETRSVLCVPIRSGKKVYGILHMASRYHNAFDEEDATLANAIGEQIGLAVESAQLFEEINRLAITDELTGLYNIRYLRRVMSEEVKRSIRYGRPLSFIMLDIDFFKIYNDQHGHPRGDEVLRILSGLLQQNTRDVDTVFRYGGEEFSVIIPEVGRQEAYHMAERIRRVIQEHLFPYEEDQPGGNLTVSIGVANLPDDAREGDELIDMADRALYRAKQSGRNRVNLYDPAEDNGSAGS; the protein is encoded by the coding sequence ATGATATACGAAACCGATCTCGACAAGTCGGAGACGCGCGGCACGCGCATGCGGGAACTGCTGCTACGGGCGATATTCGCGTTGTTGCTGCTGTCCATCACCCAGCTGGTGCACCTGGATATCTCCCTGGGAGGGGAAGTCGATTTCGTCCCGCTCTACATCCTCATGGCCGCCTACTTCATCTACGCCATCGTCTGCTATTCCTTCCACGATCACCTGAGCCTCAGGGGGCCGTACGCATGGCTGGTGGCCATTGGCGACATCTTCTTCCTCAGCGCCACCATCTATTTCTGTGGAGGGGTGGAGAGCTACACCTTCCTCTTCCTGGGCGCCGTCCCACTCATCGGCGGCATCTATGACGGGTACCGCGGCGCAGCCTACGCATGCGTCCTCTGCCTGGCGGGGTACACCGCCGTAGTGCTCCTGGACAGCCAGACTCCCCCCGGCTACAACCTCTCCCAGGCCCTGCTGGTGCGGTACTCATATATAGTCGGGGCCACCCTCATCAACATCTTCATCGTGGACTTGATCCTCAAGGACCGTTACCGCCTCAGGATCTTCTACGAGATAAGCAAGAGCTCCAGTAAGAGCCCTGCCCTCTATAACGTGCTCAAGGAGATCACCCAGCGCATGGCCGAGGTCCTCAAGGCGGAAGTGGCCATGGTGTTTCTGTACAACGAGGCCGCTTACACCCTCGATGCCCAACAGCCCTCGCTGGGCCTCGATTACATCAGCACCTCGCAGCTGCGGATGAGCCTGTCCGATCCCGGCGTGCTCTCCGACTGCTTTCTCAGGGCCAAGCCGGTGCTGGTGACGCGGCGCCACTCCGGCGAGATAAAGATCCTGCCTTTCGCCCCCGATTACAACGTCTTCGACCTCGTGGCCTGCCCCCTGGTAGCAAGGGGGAAGAGCATCGGCATCATCGTGCTGGCCAACAAGCTGGACCGCCTGGGGTTCAGGCAGAGCGACCTCGAACTGACGGCGCTCCTGGCCCCACATATCTCGGTCTTCCTGGACAACGCCCTGCTCTACCGCCGCAGCGAGGAGAAGGTCGCCCAGTTGACCAGCCTCATCAGGGTCGTCGATGCCATCAGCACCGTGTCCGGCCTCGACCAGCTATATAACCTGGCCCTGGACGTCATCCGCGGCCTGTTCGCGGTGGAGAAGGCGCTAATAAACATTATCAACCACAAGACGGAACTCATGGAGACGGTGCGCAGCTTCGGTTACAGCGAGGAATACATGGCCCGCCACCTCAGCCACCCCTTCGAGACCGTCAGCGGGTGCTTCGTATTGCGCCACGACGCCACCTACCTGAGCACCGACGTGAGCAACGATTCCCGCTGCCCCAACATGCTGGTGGACCCGGAGACACGTTCGGTGTTATGTGTGCCCATACGCTCCGGCAAGAAGGTCTACGGCATCCTGCACATGGCCAGCCGTTATCACAACGCCTTCGACGAGGAGGACGCCACCCTGGCCAACGCCATCGGCGAGCAGATCGGCCTGGCGGTGGAGAGCGCCCAGCTCTTCGAGGAGATCAACCGCCTGGCCATCACCGACGAACTCACCGGCCTTTACAACATCAGGTACCTCAGGAGGGTGATGTCGGAGGAGGTAAAGCGGTCGATACGTTACGGCCGCCCCCTCTCCTTCATCATGCTCGACATCGATTTCTTCAAGATATATAACGACCAGCACGGCCATCCCCGCGGCGACGAGGTGCTGCGCATCCTCTCGGGGCTGCTGCAGCAGAACACGCGCGACGTCGACACCGTCTTCCGCTACGGCGGAGAGGAGTTCTCGGTGATCATCCCCGAGGTGGGCAGGCAGGAAGCATACCACATGGCCGAGCGTATCAGGCGCGTCATCCAGGAGCACCTCTTCCCTTACGAGGAGGACCAGCCGGGGGGCAACCTCACCGTCAGCATCGGGGTCGCCAACCTCCCCGACGATGCCCGTGAGGGCGACGAGCTCATCGACATGGCCGACCGTGCCCTCTACCGCGCGAAGCAGAGCGGGCGCAACCGCGTCAACCTCTACGATCCCGCGGAGGACAATGGGTCTGCCGGATCCTGA
- the hflX gene encoding GTPase HflX, with the protein MDEYHSRGAADTAVERERAALVGLRWGEATRDTAEESLAELSSLAETAGAEVVVTLLQARPRPDAATFVGRGKLQELAEAVAASGADLVVFDQDLTPSQQRNLENELQVKVLDRTALILDIFAMHAHSKEGKAQVEMAQLRYGLTRLAGKGVELSRLGGGIGTRGPGETKLEVDRRRIKTRIRTLDRELKDLSLVRKVKRKRRERQAVSTFALVGYTNAGKSSLLNALTQAGVVVEDQLFSTLDPVTRRIVLPAGREAVITDTVGFIDHLPHQLIEAFKSTLEEVREADVLLHVIDASSPDLKRKIDATGEVLEELGASDIPTIYVLNKADLVPAGERERLARLLHRGVFTSAVSGEGLPDLLERMSAHLSSSRVVRAVIPHHEGELLAFIYRVGQVLEIESDEEGHHITADIPAGALHRLAPYADTAKDRD; encoded by the coding sequence ATGGATGAATACCATAGCAGGGGCGCGGCCGACACCGCCGTGGAGAGGGAGCGAGCCGCCCTGGTGGGGCTGCGCTGGGGAGAGGCCACCCGGGATACGGCGGAGGAGAGCCTCGCGGAGCTGAGCTCTCTGGCGGAGACGGCGGGCGCGGAGGTGGTGGTGACATTGCTGCAGGCGCGTCCGCGTCCGGACGCGGCCACCTTCGTGGGCAGGGGAAAGCTGCAGGAGTTGGCGGAGGCCGTGGCCGCGAGCGGGGCCGACCTGGTGGTGTTCGACCAGGACCTCACGCCGTCACAGCAACGCAACCTTGAGAACGAACTGCAGGTCAAAGTGCTGGACCGCACCGCCCTCATCCTCGATATCTTCGCGATGCATGCCCACTCCAAGGAGGGCAAGGCTCAGGTGGAGATGGCGCAGCTCCGTTACGGGCTCACGCGCCTGGCCGGAAAGGGCGTCGAACTGAGCCGCCTGGGCGGAGGCATCGGCACCAGGGGCCCCGGAGAGACCAAGCTCGAGGTGGACCGCAGGCGCATCAAGACCCGCATCAGGACCCTGGACCGTGAACTCAAGGACCTATCGCTGGTGAGGAAAGTGAAGCGCAAGCGGCGAGAGCGCCAGGCCGTATCCACCTTCGCCCTGGTGGGCTACACCAATGCCGGCAAGTCCTCTCTGCTCAACGCCCTCACCCAGGCGGGTGTCGTCGTAGAGGACCAGCTCTTCTCGACCCTCGACCCCGTGACCAGGCGTATCGTGCTGCCGGCGGGGAGGGAGGCGGTGATAACCGATACCGTCGGTTTCATAGACCACCTGCCGCACCAGCTCATCGAGGCCTTCAAGTCGACCCTGGAGGAGGTCCGGGAAGCCGACGTACTCCTGCACGTGATCGACGCCTCATCGCCCGACTTGAAGCGAAAAATAGATGCCACGGGCGAGGTGCTGGAGGAGCTCGGCGCCAGCGACATCCCGACCATCTATGTCCTCAACAAGGCCGACCTGGTGCCGGCGGGTGAGCGCGAGCGCCTTGCCAGGCTGCTGCACCGGGGGGTCTTCACTTCTGCTGTCAGCGGCGAGGGCCTGCCCGACCTGCTGGAGAGGATGTCTGCGCACCTGTCGTCATCCCGCGTGGTGCGCGCCGTTATCCCGCATCACGAGGGAGAGTTGCTGGCCTTCATCTACAGGGTCGGGCAAGTCCTGGAGATAGAGTCCGACGAGGAAGGCCACCATATCACCGCCGATATTCCCGCCGGGGCGCTGCACCGGCTCGCGCCTTACGCCGACACCGCGAAGGACCGCGATTAA
- a CDS encoding LL-diaminopimelate aminotransferase: MNLSKRLQGLPPYLFAEIDRRVEEKRSQGVDIINFGVGDPDLPTPPHIVEALCREAGKPEHHRYPSYRGMPRFREAAAAWVEGRFGVSLDPGTEVLTLIGSKEGIAHFPLALLDPGDVALVPDPAYPVYNSSTLFCGGIPQALPLGEEAGFLPDLSSVSEEVWREARLLFLNYPNNPTAAVADHAFFEELLFYARKYDVIIAHDLAYSEITFDGYVAPSLLEIPGARERTVEFHSLSKTYNMTGWRVGFAVGGAEVIAAFAKVKENVDSGVFDAVQLAAVAALEGPQDCVRHNREVYSHRRDTLVEGLRSVGWEVTPPRATLYVWMKTPAGLSSSAFASELLDKAAIVVAPGSSYGSRGEGFVRFSLTLPDQRLLEGVDRLKQAFS; this comes from the coding sequence TTGAACCTTTCCAAGAGACTGCAGGGGCTGCCGCCCTACCTCTTCGCCGAGATAGACCGGCGAGTGGAGGAGAAGAGGAGCCAGGGTGTAGACATCATCAACTTCGGCGTCGGGGATCCCGACCTTCCCACGCCGCCCCATATCGTCGAGGCCTTGTGCCGGGAGGCCGGCAAACCCGAACACCACCGTTATCCCTCCTACCGGGGCATGCCCCGCTTCCGGGAAGCCGCCGCCGCCTGGGTGGAGGGGCGCTTCGGCGTCTCCCTGGACCCGGGTACCGAGGTCCTCACCCTCATCGGTTCGAAGGAGGGCATCGCGCATTTTCCCCTGGCCCTCCTGGACCCCGGAGACGTGGCGCTGGTCCCCGACCCCGCATACCCCGTGTACAACAGTTCCACGCTCTTCTGTGGGGGGATACCGCAGGCGTTGCCCCTGGGCGAGGAGGCGGGTTTTCTGCCCGACCTCTCCTCCGTGTCGGAAGAGGTCTGGCGAGAGGCCCGGCTGCTCTTCCTCAACTACCCCAACAACCCCACGGCGGCCGTGGCCGACCATGCCTTCTTCGAGGAGCTGCTCTTCTATGCCCGCAAGTACGACGTGATCATCGCCCATGACCTTGCGTATTCAGAGATAACCTTCGACGGTTACGTCGCCCCCTCGCTCCTCGAGATACCCGGGGCCAGGGAGAGGACGGTGGAGTTCCATTCCCTGTCCAAGACCTACAACATGACCGGGTGGCGCGTGGGGTTCGCGGTGGGCGGGGCGGAGGTCATCGCGGCCTTCGCCAAGGTCAAGGAGAATGTCGATTCCGGCGTTTTCGACGCGGTGCAACTGGCTGCCGTTGCCGCTCTAGAAGGCCCCCAGGACTGCGTAAGACACAACCGCGAGGTCTACAGCCACCGGCGCGACACCCTGGTGGAAGGCCTGCGCAGCGTCGGTTGGGAGGTGACCCCGCCCAGGGCCACCCTGTACGTGTGGATGAAGACCCCGGCGGGTCTCAGTTCAAGCGCTTTCGCCAGCGAACTCCTTGATAAGGCCGCTATCGTGGTGGCGCCGGGGTCCTCATACGGCTCCCGGGGCGAGGGTTTCGTAAGGTTCTCGCTCACCCTTCCTGACCAGCGCCTCCTGGAAGGGGTCGACCGGCTCAAACAGGCGTTCTCCTGA
- the dapF gene encoding diaminopimelate epimerase gives MDFFKYHGTGNDFVVLDGGERGPFLSPREIAGICDRRTGVGADGVIFACAPGGGADASMRIFNADGSEAEMCGNGIRCLAKYLYEKKGIRKEGMLIETRASVKALSLSLNGNVVTGVEVDMGLPELAADDLPAPDDPSRPGEVTIRTEDGEELKAFCVSMGNPHCVIFVADAAGAPVDRLGPRVERDPLFPARTNVEFAQVDGAHRIVLRVWERGVGETLACGTGACAAVAAAIHTGRCETPVKVQLPGGTLDIGVDGSGHLLMAGPAVEVFRGELSDGWIQE, from the coding sequence ATGGATTTCTTCAAGTATCACGGTACGGGGAACGATTTCGTAGTCCTGGACGGCGGGGAGAGAGGGCCTTTCCTCTCCCCCCGGGAGATAGCCGGTATATGCGACCGCCGTACCGGCGTGGGCGCGGACGGCGTGATCTTCGCCTGCGCGCCCGGCGGTGGCGCCGATGCGTCCATGCGCATCTTCAACGCCGACGGCAGCGAGGCGGAGATGTGCGGGAACGGGATACGCTGCCTGGCCAAGTACCTCTACGAGAAAAAGGGCATACGCAAGGAAGGGATGCTCATAGAGACCCGCGCCAGCGTCAAGGCCCTGAGCCTGTCCCTGAACGGCAACGTGGTCACGGGGGTGGAAGTGGACATGGGCCTCCCCGAACTGGCGGCTGACGACCTCCCGGCTCCAGACGACCCCTCCAGACCGGGCGAGGTCACCATAAGAACTGAGGACGGAGAGGAACTGAAGGCTTTCTGCGTCTCAATGGGCAACCCCCATTGCGTGATCTTCGTCGCAGACGCGGCTGGGGCGCCGGTTGACCGCCTGGGCCCCAGAGTGGAGAGAGACCCCCTCTTTCCCGCCCGCACCAACGTGGAGTTCGCACAGGTAGATGGCGCCCACCGCATAGTGTTGCGCGTGTGGGAGCGCGGGGTAGGGGAGACCCTTGCCTGCGGGACCGGTGCCTGTGCGGCCGTCGCGGCGGCCATCCACACCGGGAGATGCGAGACCCCGGTCAAGGTGCAGCTCCCCGGCGGGACTCTGGACATAGGCGTCGATGGCAGCGGCCACCTGCTCATGGCCGGACCGGCCGTCGAGGTCTTTCGCGGGGAGCTCTCAGACGGGTGGATACAGGAGTGA
- the miaA gene encoding tRNA (adenosine(37)-N6)-dimethylallyltransferase MiaA: MPVPPKRPKIAAILGPTATGKSRIAVEVAPAIMAEIVSVDSMQVYRGMDIGTAKPGEPWTDLVPHHMLDVVEASREFSAAQFQEKARRAIEEINARGRTALLVGGTGLYFEAVVYDISFPPGSADDELRRRLQQEAVQDLAGLKERLAAVDPVFASCHDFANPRRVVRAMEVYERTGVPFSSFQSRRGMQSSFYEFSGVALNAPRQALYGAIDARVDAMFAAGLVEEVRSLAATSGLSRTARQALGYKEVLDHLDRGIPLEETIGNVKRRSRNYAKRQLTWLRRIPGLYWLDLDEADLAEPSPWVIAAVLDHLRAGL, from the coding sequence ATGCCCGTGCCTCCGAAGCGTCCAAAGATCGCGGCCATCCTCGGGCCCACCGCCACCGGCAAGAGCCGCATCGCCGTGGAGGTGGCTCCCGCCATCATGGCGGAGATCGTCTCCGTCGACTCAATGCAGGTCTACCGCGGAATGGACATCGGAACGGCAAAGCCTGGAGAGCCGTGGACGGACCTCGTCCCCCATCACATGCTGGACGTGGTGGAAGCGTCGCGCGAATTCTCCGCCGCCCAGTTCCAGGAAAAGGCGCGCCGGGCCATAGAGGAGATAAACGCCCGTGGCAGGACCGCCCTGCTGGTCGGGGGGACCGGTCTGTATTTCGAGGCGGTTGTATACGACATCTCTTTTCCACCGGGGTCTGCCGATGACGAGCTGCGCCGCCGGCTGCAGCAGGAGGCGGTCCAGGACCTCGCGGGGCTGAAAGAGCGCCTGGCGGCGGTGGACCCCGTTTTCGCGTCGTGCCACGACTTCGCCAATCCACGCCGCGTGGTGCGCGCCATGGAAGTCTACGAACGCACCGGCGTCCCTTTCTCCTCTTTCCAGTCCAGGCGCGGCATGCAGTCTTCCTTCTACGAATTCAGCGGGGTTGCGCTCAACGCCCCGCGGCAGGCACTGTACGGCGCCATTGATGCGCGCGTGGACGCGATGTTCGCAGCGGGCCTCGTGGAAGAGGTGCGGAGCCTGGCCGCTACCAGTGGGCTCTCGCGCACCGCGCGGCAGGCTCTGGGCTACAAGGAGGTCCTCGATCACCTTGACAGGGGCATACCTCTCGAGGAAACTATCGGTAATGTCAAGCGGCGGTCCCGCAATTATGCCAAGCGCCAGCTCACCTGGCTTAGGCGCATCCCGGGCCTTTACTGGCTGGACCTGGACGAAGCGGACCTCGCGGAACCATCGCCATGGGTGATCGCGGCGGTACTGGACCACCTGCGGGCCGGGCTGTGA
- the amrA gene encoding AmmeMemoRadiSam system protein A produces the protein MPESNGNETASPHVKLARSAIEAWVKGGKRLSRDDMKDDFGSLDGKGAAFVCIKKGGDLRGCIGTFQPTQETLAEEIAANAVSAACHDPRFPPVSEHELASLDISVDVLSEPEPVSDASQLDPRRYGVIVKRGSRVGLLLPDLEGVDSVEQQLEIARNKAGISPHEPIQLFRFTVDRFY, from the coding sequence ATGCCCGAGAGCAACGGAAATGAAACAGCCAGCCCCCATGTAAAGTTGGCGCGCTCGGCCATAGAAGCCTGGGTCAAGGGGGGTAAGAGGCTGTCGCGGGATGACATGAAGGATGACTTCGGGTCCCTGGACGGAAAGGGGGCGGCTTTCGTCTGTATCAAGAAAGGTGGAGACTTGCGGGGGTGCATAGGCACCTTCCAGCCCACACAGGAGACTCTCGCCGAGGAGATAGCCGCCAACGCCGTAAGTGCCGCCTGCCACGATCCGCGCTTCCCCCCCGTATCGGAACACGAGCTCGCTTCCCTCGACATCAGCGTCGATGTCCTCTCGGAACCGGAACCGGTCAGCGACGCTTCGCAGCTCGACCCCCGCCGTTATGGCGTGATCGTCAAGCGGGGGAGCAGGGTAGGGCTGCTCCTCCCCGACCTCGAGGGCGTGGACAGCGTAGAGCAGCAGCTCGAGATCGCCCGTAACAAAGCCGGGATCAGCCCCCACGAGCCCATACAGCTCTTCCGCTTCACCGTGGACAGGTTCTACTGA
- a CDS encoding class III extradiol dioxygenase subunit B-like domain-containing protein — MGDGMVGGCVVPHPPLLIPEIGGRDQEAVRSTCAAMKELSRRIAELEPDVLVAISPHTPPYRDTFIIKDAPVLGGSFASFGRPQVRIAKDNDLELVAAMIKSASSEGVPLISRQQTATRWSEAGEELDHGLLVPLYFLDQAFDTPMVCLSISGLSYHDHFLLGRVASRACADLRRRAVFVASGDLSHRLIKGAPAGYDPSAQDFDRRIVDIAARGDFDAIVDIPEDLVELAGECGFRSIHAMWGALKNGTLTNSVLSYEGPFGVGYLVSLHLKNV; from the coding sequence ATGGGTGACGGCATGGTCGGAGGCTGCGTTGTCCCGCACCCACCCCTGCTCATTCCGGAGATCGGTGGAAGGGACCAGGAAGCCGTGCGCTCGACCTGCGCCGCCATGAAGGAGTTGAGCCGTAGGATAGCGGAGCTTGAGCCCGACGTGCTGGTGGCGATATCGCCGCATACTCCCCCTTACAGGGACACCTTCATAATCAAGGACGCGCCGGTCCTGGGCGGCAGTTTCGCCTCCTTCGGACGACCCCAGGTGCGCATCGCCAAGGACAACGACCTGGAACTCGTCGCGGCCATGATAAAGTCGGCATCCTCCGAGGGTGTGCCGCTGATATCACGGCAGCAGACCGCCACGCGATGGTCCGAGGCGGGCGAGGAACTGGACCATGGGCTCCTGGTCCCCCTCTACTTCCTGGACCAGGCCTTCGATACTCCGATGGTCTGCCTCTCCATCTCCGGCCTTTCTTACCACGACCACTTCCTGCTGGGACGGGTCGCCAGCAGGGCCTGCGCGGACCTGAGGCGCAGGGCCGTCTTCGTGGCCAGCGGCGACCTCTCGCACCGCCTCATCAAGGGCGCGCCCGCCGGATATGACCCCAGCGCCCAGGATTTCGATCGGCGCATCGTCGATATCGCCGCCAGAGGCGATTTCGACGCTATCGTAGACATCCCAGAGGACCTGGTGGAGCTGGCGGGGGAATGCGGTTTTCGTTCCATCCATGCCATGTGGGGCGCCCTCAAGAACGGTACGCTGACCAACTCCGTCCTCTCCTACGAAGGCCCGTTCGGTGTGGGTTACCTGGTCTCGTTGCACCTCAAGAACGTATGA
- the miaB gene encoding tRNA (N6-isopentenyl adenosine(37)-C2)-methylthiotransferase MiaB, giving the protein MGKSYALQTFGCQMNIHDSERVRGLLAEAGWTEGDLPEVDAVILLTCCVRESAEQRLYGHLSSLKPLKKRGTMIAVGGCLAQKEGVRLMQRAPYVDVVFGTHQYANIAFLLSQAGRGGICATAMSGARITGLPSGRREDFRAWVTITNGCDNFCSYCIVPYVRGREESRSMEDIVREVVALRAAGVKEINLLGQNVNSFRRAEEGRSRFADLLRLLGEGSPEPWIRFTTSHPRDFDSDIMLAIAETDNVCEYVHLPLQAGSDRILQAMNRGYGSREYLEKVRELRRLVPGVALSTDLIVGFPGETEEDFEATMEMVELCRFDTSFTFLYNPREGTAAASLPDDVPAETKSARLGRLMEATRSATASSLRSEVGSEQTVLVYGPSRKDRQRWSARTRQNKLVHFKRTEDDLTGRYVRVLIASAGSWSLHGELLETL; this is encoded by the coding sequence ATGGGTAAGAGTTACGCGCTTCAGACCTTCGGCTGCCAGATGAACATCCACGATTCCGAGCGCGTGCGGGGCCTGCTCGCGGAGGCCGGGTGGACGGAGGGTGACCTGCCCGAGGTGGATGCGGTCATCCTTCTGACCTGCTGCGTCAGGGAGAGCGCCGAGCAGAGGTTATACGGGCACCTCTCCTCCCTCAAACCCCTCAAGAAAAGGGGCACCATGATCGCTGTCGGAGGCTGCCTGGCCCAGAAGGAGGGGGTACGGCTGATGCAGCGGGCGCCCTACGTCGACGTGGTCTTCGGGACCCATCAGTACGCGAACATCGCCTTCCTGCTCTCCCAGGCCGGCCGGGGCGGCATATGCGCCACCGCCATGAGCGGAGCGCGCATCACCGGGCTGCCGAGCGGGAGGCGTGAAGACTTCCGTGCCTGGGTCACCATCACCAATGGCTGCGACAACTTCTGCTCGTATTGCATCGTACCTTACGTACGGGGACGCGAGGAGAGCCGCTCCATGGAGGACATCGTGCGGGAGGTGGTGGCGCTGAGAGCCGCCGGCGTCAAGGAGATCAACCTCCTGGGGCAGAACGTCAATTCCTTCCGGCGCGCGGAGGAGGGCAGGAGCCGTTTCGCCGACCTGTTGCGCCTCCTCGGGGAGGGGTCCCCCGAGCCATGGATAAGGTTCACCACCTCACACCCCCGCGACTTCGACAGTGACATCATGCTCGCCATCGCCGAGACGGACAACGTCTGCGAGTACGTCCATCTGCCCCTGCAGGCGGGCAGCGACCGCATCCTGCAGGCCATGAACCGCGGCTACGGCAGCCGGGAATACCTGGAAAAGGTCCGGGAGCTCCGCCGCCTGGTCCCGGGCGTGGCCCTCTCCACGGACCTTATCGTGGGCTTCCCCGGCGAGACGGAAGAGGACTTCGAAGCCACCATGGAGATGGTCGAACTGTGCCGTTTCGACACCTCCTTCACCTTTCTTTACAACCCCCGCGAGGGCACGGCCGCCGCTTCCCTGCCCGACGATGTCCCCGCGGAGACGAAGAGCGCCCGCCTCGGCCGGCTCATGGAGGCGACACGTTCCGCCACCGCTTCGAGCCTGCGCTCAGAGGTTGGATCGGAGCAGACGGTCCTCGTCTACGGCCCCAGCCGTAAAGACCGGCAACGCTGGTCGGCGCGCACCCGCCAGAACAAGCTGGTACACTTCAAGCGCACGGAAGACGATCTAACCGGCAGATACGTCCGCGTTCTCATCGCCTCCGCCGGGAGCTGGAGCCTGCATGGCGAGCTCCTGGAAACCCTGTGA
- a CDS encoding TIM barrel protein has translation MEQRDGGGEGKITEFILSTASLFSFELRDIFQLVREAGFQGIELMVTRREETQSTEYVKELSEEFGIAVLSIHAPFLFAAKKVWGGPQQKIAISLDMARELGADIVVVHLPYFWQWDYARWARHNLNSCGGSGVIVAVENAMKVYVHRPLNLSLFNSLREMGHFDNLVFDTSHYAIAGIDIFEAWEALGGRVRHIHLSNNYLKGFDDHALPFEGRLPLDRFLHVLHRDGFDGKVALELGPGPLEARLGRKRIVDNLRRSLDYCIANYA, from the coding sequence GTGGAACAAAGGGATGGAGGGGGGGAGGGTAAGATAACCGAGTTCATCCTCTCCACCGCCTCCCTCTTCAGCTTCGAGCTGAGGGATATCTTCCAGCTTGTGCGCGAGGCGGGGTTCCAGGGGATCGAACTCATGGTCACCAGGCGCGAGGAGACGCAGTCCACGGAATACGTAAAGGAGCTATCCGAAGAGTTCGGGATCGCCGTGCTTAGCATACACGCCCCCTTCCTCTTCGCGGCGAAGAAGGTGTGGGGGGGGCCGCAGCAGAAGATCGCCATATCCCTCGACATGGCCCGGGAACTCGGGGCTGACATCGTGGTGGTGCACCTGCCGTACTTCTGGCAATGGGATTACGCCCGCTGGGCCCGCCACAACCTCAACTCCTGTGGCGGCAGCGGCGTCATCGTGGCGGTGGAGAACGCCATGAAGGTGTACGTGCATAGACCGCTCAACCTCAGCCTGTTCAACTCCCTGCGCGAGATGGGCCATTTCGACAACCTGGTCTTCGACACCAGCCATTATGCCATCGCCGGGATCGACATCTTCGAAGCCTGGGAGGCGCTGGGTGGCCGCGTGCGACATATCCACCTCTCCAACAACTATCTCAAGGGGTTCGATGACCATGCCCTGCCTTTCGAGGGAAGGCTGCCGCTGGACCGCTTCCTCCATGTGCTCCACCGCGACGGCTTCGATGGCAAGGTGGCGCTAGAACTGGGGCCGGGTCCCCTGGAGGCACGGCTGGGCCGCAAGAGGATCGTCGACAACCTCAGGCGCAGCCTTGATTACTGCATCGCCAATTATGCGTGA
- a CDS encoding DUF948 domain-containing protein, which yields MNALKIIFLVIAIISVPLLTVFLVRLVLKISRSVDHINRTLDDSRPQLNMLLVNLNQTIDDVNGELEKVGQITSEAKEMLELTESSLRAVDSALKSPIARLGGMLAGFATTTFLFRSYSRRQAGGTKGWRGGG from the coding sequence TTGAACGCACTGAAGATTATCTTCCTGGTGATCGCCATCATCTCCGTTCCGCTCCTCACCGTCTTTCTCGTCCGCCTCGTGCTCAAGATCAGCCGGAGCGTCGATCATATCAACCGCACCCTGGACGACTCCCGTCCGCAATTGAACATGCTGCTCGTAAACCTCAACCAGACCATCGATGACGTTAACGGCGAACTGGAGAAGGTGGGCCAGATTACCAGCGAGGCGAAGGAGATGCTGGAGCTTACGGAGTCCAGCCTGCGCGCCGTGGACTCGGCCCTCAAGTCTCCCATCGCCCGACTGGGCGGGATGCTGGCCGGCTTCGCCACCACGACCTTCCTCTTCCGCAGCTACTCCCGCAGGCAAGCGGGTGGAACAAAGGGATGGAGGGGGGGAGGGTAA
- a CDS encoding stage V sporulation protein S: MEVLKVSSKSNPNSVAGALAGVLRETGSAEIQVIGAGALNQAVKAIAIARGFVAPSGIDLVCIPAFTDIMIDGEERTAIKLSVESR, from the coding sequence ATGGAAGTACTCAAGGTATCTTCGAAGTCCAACCCGAATTCCGTTGCTGGGGCGCTAGCGGGAGTCCTGCGTGAGACAGGTAGTGCCGAGATCCAGGTGATCGGGGCGGGAGCCTTGAACCAGGCGGTCAAAGCAATCGCCATAGCGAGGGGGTTCGTGGCACCCAGCGGTATCGACCTGGTGTGCATCCCCGCTTTCACCGACATCATGATCGACGGGGAGGAGAGGACGGCGATCAAGCTCTCCGTCGAGTCGAGATAG